In Methylobacterium aquaticum, the following are encoded in one genomic region:
- a CDS encoding ParA family protein — protein sequence MTAKPAPGQRAPGKLVAVANMKGGVGKTTSVVMLADALAAGGASVLVIDLDPQASASVCFAGDAILAEMITGGRTLDYYLGLRIVDHDKAALPDFIRDYVSSTTHLGEPLPISLLASGPSLRIVEREIIYALTKRKYSMHAIEGHLWKLFQEDFAPLRDRYDYVLFDCAPGISPMTEVAIRACDLVVVACISDFLSTYGLKAFYETIWGVGSASESMLAPKRPPHVLITRWQNTKQQATTYATLQESAAAEGARFRLFRTRVPQSAALANALTLEYQTFANKYRDASRDLIGEVITPVVAELKEALDGA from the coding sequence ATGACCGCCAAGCCCGCTCCCGGACAACGCGCTCCCGGAAAGCTCGTGGCCGTCGCCAACATGAAGGGCGGCGTCGGCAAGACCACCAGCGTGGTGATGCTGGCCGATGCGCTCGCCGCCGGCGGCGCCTCGGTGCTGGTGATCGACCTCGATCCCCAGGCCAGCGCCTCGGTGTGCTTTGCCGGCGACGCCATCCTGGCCGAGATGATCACCGGGGGCCGCACCCTCGACTATTACCTGGGCCTGCGCATCGTCGACCACGACAAGGCCGCCCTGCCGGACTTCATCCGCGACTACGTCTCGAGCACCACCCATCTCGGCGAGCCGCTGCCGATCTCGCTTCTGGCTTCCGGGCCGTCGCTGCGCATCGTCGAGCGCGAGATCATCTACGCGCTCACCAAGCGCAAATACTCGATGCACGCCATCGAGGGCCACCTGTGGAAGCTGTTCCAGGAGGACTTCGCGCCCTTGCGCGACCGGTACGACTACGTGCTGTTCGACTGCGCGCCCGGCATCTCGCCGATGACCGAGGTGGCGATCCGGGCCTGCGACCTCGTGGTGGTCGCCTGCATCTCGGACTTCCTGTCCACCTACGGCCTCAAGGCGTTCTACGAGACGATCTGGGGCGTGGGCAGCGCCTCGGAGAGCATGCTGGCGCCGAAGAGGCCGCCGCACGTGCTGATCACCCGCTGGCAGAACACCAAGCAGCAGGCGACGACCTACGCCACGCTCCAGGAGAGTGCCGCTGCGGAAGGCGCGCGGTTTCGACTGTTCAGGACCCGCGTGCCGCAATCGGCCGCCCTGGCGAACGCGCTCACCCTGGAGTATCAGACCTTCGCCAACAAGTATCGTGACGCCAGCCGCGACCTGATCGGCGAGGTGATCACCCCGGTGGTGGCCGAGCTGAAGGAGGCCCTGGATGGCGCTTGA